A single genomic interval of Acetonema longum DSM 6540 harbors:
- a CDS encoding diacylglycerol kinase family protein → MGRIFQSFCFAWQGLVYCLKTQPNMRLHGLTAIAVLVLGWYLNFSPLEKGILVLTVTMVLAAEMVNTAIEAVIDLISPGFHPLAKVAKDVAAGAVFIAAVAAAFIGWALFVPKILSFIK, encoded by the coding sequence ATGGGACGCATTTTTCAGTCCTTTTGTTTTGCCTGGCAGGGTCTTGTGTATTGCCTGAAAACACAGCCAAACATGCGCTTGCATGGGTTGACGGCAATAGCGGTTTTGGTGTTGGGCTGGTATTTGAATTTTTCTCCTCTTGAAAAAGGGATATTAGTGTTAACCGTCACCATGGTATTGGCGGCGGAGATGGTTAACACAGCGATTGAAGCAGTGATCGATCTGATTTCTCCCGGTTTTCATCCCTTGGCGAAAGTCGCCAAGGATGTTGCGGCCGGAGCAGTATTCATTGCGGCAGTTGCAGCGGCCTTTATCGGCTGGGCCTTATTTGTGCCGAAAATTCTTTCGTTCATAAAATAG
- a CDS encoding DUF502 domain-containing protein, with protein sequence MKWVSKYFVNGLIVIVPIAITFFVIQQIFSITDKIIGRYIPLDFPGIALITVFTFIIIIGWLSTHWLAKQIFEVGEKIVESIPVIKVIYSSVKKISTAVFQSHQLLKNAVLVPYPHPQSKVLGFVMTDLSPAITKHLPEDHICVFIPWSLNITSGVNIIVPKRDIIPLDVTSESALQYVITAGTIMPQCHNVTKS encoded by the coding sequence ATGAAGTGGGTTTCTAAATACTTCGTCAATGGCCTGATTGTCATTGTACCGATTGCCATTACCTTTTTTGTCATTCAACAGATTTTTTCCATTACCGACAAGATTATTGGGCGGTATATACCGCTGGATTTTCCCGGCATTGCGCTGATTACTGTTTTTACATTCATTATCATTATTGGCTGGCTGTCGACTCATTGGCTGGCGAAACAAATTTTTGAGGTAGGGGAAAAAATCGTCGAGTCTATCCCGGTTATTAAAGTGATTTACAGCAGTGTTAAAAAAATTTCTACGGCGGTATTTCAATCGCATCAGTTATTGAAAAATGCCGTTCTCGTACCCTATCCTCATCCTCAAAGCAAAGTCCTGGGTTTCGTCATGACTGATCTCTCGCCGGCGATCACGAAACATTTGCCGGAAGACCATATATGCGTGTTTATACCCTGGAGTCTGAATATAACGTCCGGTGTCAATATTATCGTTCCCAAACGGGATATAATACCTTTAGATGTCACCAGTGAGAGTGCGTTGCAATATGTTATTACTGCCGGGACCATTATGCCCCAGTGTCATAATGTGACCAAATCATAG
- the ybeY gene encoding rRNA maturation RNase YbeY, whose translation MEIIISSFDDSPVPASVTKVISSVLAMAAEVYQLTPGHEVSVTLADNQYIQELNREYRGKDRPTDVLSFALNEGDEPEILAGPDGIATLLGDIIISLEMAESQAREYGHSLERELAYLTVHGMLHLLGYDHEEAAEKILMRQEEESILSRLDIVRQE comes from the coding sequence ATGGAAATAATCATAAGCAGTTTTGACGACAGCCCGGTTCCTGCCTCGGTTACGAAGGTTATTTCCTCGGTCCTGGCGATGGCAGCGGAAGTTTACCAACTGACGCCGGGACATGAGGTCAGCGTAACCTTGGCTGACAATCAGTACATCCAGGAGTTAAACCGGGAGTACCGCGGCAAGGACAGGCCTACAGACGTGTTATCCTTTGCTTTGAATGAGGGAGATGAACCGGAAATTTTAGCAGGGCCGGACGGAATTGCAACACTGCTGGGCGATATTATTATTTCCTTAGAAATGGCTGAGTCTCAGGCCAGGGAGTACGGGCATAGCCTGGAGCGGGAGCTTGCCTACCTTACGGTCCACGGCATGCTGCACTTGCTGGGGTATGACCATGAAGAGGCAGCGGAAAAAATCCTCATGCGTCAGGAGGAAGAAAGCATCCTGTCCCGTCTGGATATCGTCAGGCAGGAATAA
- the era gene encoding GTPase Era: MNTNMNPPHGHQSGFVAVVGRPNVGKSTLVNSLIGQKIAIMSDKPQTTRNKILCVLTQPDAQILFIDTPGIHKPKHKLGEYMVRASESTLREVDVILFVVDATQKMGAGEQYILERIAAVNTPVILAINKIDLVSRTDLLPVIETYNTAHSFNAVVPISALNRDNLPGLIGEIKKYLEAGPQYYPEDMVTDQPERLVMAELIREKVLHMTREEIPHAIAVDMEEITTRNNGDLYVRAVIYVERESQKGIVIGHGGGLLKEIGKAAREDIEKLLGSKVFIDLWVKVKKDWRNKEGVLREFGYQ; this comes from the coding sequence ATGAATACAAATATGAATCCCCCCCACGGACATCAATCCGGTTTCGTGGCTGTGGTCGGACGTCCCAATGTAGGCAAATCCACCTTGGTAAACAGTCTGATCGGGCAAAAAATCGCTATTATGTCGGATAAACCCCAAACAACGCGGAATAAGATCCTATGTGTTCTGACGCAGCCGGACGCACAGATTTTATTTATTGATACCCCTGGTATACACAAGCCGAAACACAAATTAGGCGAATATATGGTGCGCGCATCTGAAAGCACCTTGCGGGAAGTGGACGTAATTCTTTTTGTGGTGGATGCCACCCAGAAGATGGGCGCGGGCGAGCAATATATCCTGGAACGTATTGCCGCTGTAAACACACCGGTGATTTTGGCGATCAATAAAATCGACCTGGTTTCCCGGACCGACCTCCTGCCGGTTATCGAGACCTACAACACCGCTCACTCTTTTAACGCTGTCGTGCCCATTTCGGCTTTAAACCGGGATAATCTTCCAGGACTGATTGGTGAAATCAAAAAATATCTGGAGGCCGGTCCTCAATATTATCCGGAGGATATGGTAACAGACCAGCCGGAACGGCTAGTCATGGCCGAATTAATCCGGGAAAAAGTCCTGCATATGACCCGGGAGGAAATTCCTCATGCCATTGCCGTAGATATGGAGGAAATTACTACCCGCAATAACGGCGATCTATATGTCCGCGCCGTAATTTATGTAGAAAGAGAATCCCAAAAGGGAATTGTGATTGGACATGGCGGCGGCCTCTTGAAAGAGATTGGCAAGGCGGCACGGGAAGACATTGAAAAGCTGTTAGGGTCAAAAGTCTTTATCGATCTCTGGGTTAAGGTGAAAAAGGACTGGCGGAATAAAGAAGGGGTTCTCAGAGAGTTTGGCTATCAGTAA
- a CDS encoding HD family phosphohydrolase, with protein sequence MNLNLEKIPAVSNLLQIPAVRRGLAGSVFFCLFVMVLSADLITEKVSVDIGQVSERDIVASRTMSYVNPAKTQKLETEVLAGVSAVYDLDVSVIARQEETVTAVYRVVREQTGEAGLTLAQKTESILARIPVPLPRTLAADLAQLSHGDLDGTEPAVKNLLRQYLQRGIRDNEIEIIRKQIPAEVGQLGLASKEEAVVAGMTQNLLQPNFIFNERETDKRKKAALASVEPVRETVKKGQVLVRKGDVVTAEQIQIMEELGLHQGELQLSRIAGLAVLVLVLITLLVFYFYQFANPVYQSEAKLLLIGLISWVTLLLVKVAHYYSDFAAPIAVGGVLTALLVNPRVGLIISVALSVLFGVIADQDLRVVTFALMGSVAGVFSVSRFTAHGYSLARAGFWIAGINCLIIIATGCIEQIDSALVLREAAKGVFSGIAAAVIATGLLPYLENTFHITTPIKLLDIAKPNHPLLQRLLLEAPGTYHHSILVGNLAETAADVIGADPVVARVGAYYHDIGKIKRPYFFVENQTDPENPHDKIAPTLSTLIITSHVKDGLDLCREHKLPQVIADMIQQHHGTSLVSYFYKLATENEHSECIVEEDFRYEGPRPQTKEVALVMLADVCEAAVRSLAKPNVNRIEATVRKMIRERLHDGQLDDCNLTLHDLQTIGDVFIRVLSSMFHKRIEYPDMKELEKRKKNGNNHKQF encoded by the coding sequence ATGAATCTAAATCTCGAAAAAATTCCTGCGGTATCCAATCTTTTGCAAATTCCCGCTGTACGACGCGGGCTGGCTGGCTCTGTCTTTTTTTGCTTATTTGTTATGGTCTTATCTGCGGATTTGATTACAGAGAAGGTATCGGTGGATATCGGACAAGTCAGCGAACGGGATATTGTTGCTTCTCGCACCATGTCCTATGTGAATCCTGCCAAAACCCAAAAGCTAGAGACGGAAGTGTTGGCCGGAGTTTCCGCTGTATATGATTTGGATGTATCCGTTATCGCCAGACAGGAAGAAACCGTGACGGCAGTCTATCGCGTTGTCCGGGAGCAAACCGGCGAGGCCGGTCTGACATTAGCCCAAAAAACCGAGAGTATTCTCGCCAGAATTCCGGTTCCTTTGCCGCGAACGCTGGCTGCTGACTTGGCGCAGCTGAGCCACGGGGATTTGGACGGAACGGAACCGGCCGTAAAAAACCTCTTGCGACAATATCTGCAGCGAGGCATCCGCGACAATGAGATAGAGATCATCCGCAAGCAGATTCCGGCGGAAGTGGGGCAATTGGGATTGGCGTCAAAAGAGGAAGCTGTGGTGGCCGGTATGACGCAAAATCTGCTGCAGCCAAATTTCATTTTCAATGAACGGGAAACCGATAAACGGAAAAAAGCGGCTTTGGCCAGTGTAGAGCCGGTAAGGGAGACGGTGAAGAAAGGGCAGGTTCTGGTCCGCAAGGGAGACGTTGTAACAGCGGAGCAGATTCAGATCATGGAAGAACTGGGTCTGCACCAGGGAGAACTCCAGCTAAGCCGGATCGCGGGTCTGGCCGTGCTGGTTCTGGTTCTCATTACCTTGCTGGTTTTTTATTTTTACCAATTTGCCAACCCGGTCTATCAGAGTGAGGCAAAGCTTCTTTTGATTGGATTGATTTCCTGGGTTACTTTGCTGCTGGTGAAAGTCGCTCACTACTATAGCGACTTTGCGGCGCCAATAGCTGTCGGCGGCGTGTTGACGGCTCTTTTGGTGAATCCTCGGGTAGGTCTGATCATCAGCGTGGCCTTATCGGTGCTCTTTGGCGTGATTGCCGACCAAGATCTGCGGGTGGTTACCTTTGCCCTTATGGGCAGCGTGGCCGGCGTATTCAGTGTTTCCCGGTTTACCGCTCACGGCTATAGTCTAGCCCGAGCCGGATTTTGGATCGCAGGAATCAATTGCTTGATCATTATTGCAACCGGCTGCATCGAACAAATTGACTCGGCGCTGGTCCTGCGTGAAGCGGCAAAAGGTGTGTTTAGCGGCATCGCTGCGGCGGTAATTGCCACCGGTCTCCTGCCGTATCTGGAAAATACCTTTCATATTACCACTCCGATTAAATTGCTGGATATCGCCAAGCCCAATCATCCCCTCCTGCAGCGGCTGTTATTAGAAGCGCCGGGAACCTATCACCATAGTATTTTGGTGGGAAACCTGGCCGAAACGGCAGCCGATGTGATCGGAGCGGACCCTGTTGTTGCCCGGGTTGGCGCCTATTATCACGATATCGGCAAAATTAAGCGTCCTTACTTTTTTGTTGAGAACCAAACGGATCCGGAAAATCCCCATGATAAGATTGCACCCACCCTCAGTACCCTGATCATTACCTCTCATGTGAAAGACGGGCTGGATCTGTGCCGGGAACATAAACTGCCTCAGGTGATTGCTGATATGATTCAACAACACCATGGAACGAGTCTGGTTTCTTATTTTTATAAACTGGCCACGGAAAATGAGCACAGTGAATGTATCGTGGAGGAAGATTTTCGCTACGAGGGTCCCAGACCTCAGACGAAAGAAGTCGCCTTGGTCATGCTGGCAGATGTCTGCGAAGCGGCCGTACGATCTCTGGCTAAACCCAATGTGAACCGGATCGAAGCTACCGTGCGAAAAATGATCCGGGAGCGGTTGCATGATGGTCAGCTAGATGACTGCAATCTGACGCTGCATGATCTCCAGACTATCGGAGACGTATTCATTAGAGTATTATCGAGCATGTTCCATAAGCGGATTGAGTATCCTGATATGAAAGAGTTGGAAAAGAGGAAAAAGAATGGAAATAATCATAAGCAGTTTTGA